From Styela clava chromosome 6, kaStyClav1.hap1.2, whole genome shotgun sequence, one genomic window encodes:
- the LOC120330979 gene encoding dynein axonemal assembly factor 11-like has product MVRITEQLIRKRAEHNECEIYTLEEISLHQQDIEKIEYLDKWCKDLKILYLQSNLIDKIENVGKLKKLEYLNLALNNVAKIENMEGCESLQKLDLTLNFVSEVTTIESLRSNYFLEEIYLTGNPCVNFEGYRQYVIAALPQLQRLDGQTIEKSERIQACQDFDSIRLKILQQQKEYESKKTDDEKRLQSSGNDAESKSEDNDKTEEENADFWNSKCDYTPESRKEMHSKMKENREKKSKPMFEKPEFKRTKRYFNDAGDPMNINEGKVDFSLTETEDDSAFVLDVACFKYLDTSLIDVDVQPKYVKVTLKSDVLQLVLQDEVLTDKSTAKRSQTTGHLVVTMPKLNPPPKPIQTTNKPDTKMKKNSSKNVKDNKKTKNIETLEYDSSKSMQNTLANITKEEKHQSKGPLTLKSKKKLVNKEQMIQSDDFIDNPDVPPLI; this is encoded by the coding sequence ATGGTTCGAATAACGGAACAGTTGATTCGAAAAAGAGCGGAGCACAATGAATGTGAGATATATACTCTGGAAGAAATATCTCTTCATCAGCAAgacattgaaaaaattgaatatttagaCAAATGGTGTAAAGATTTGAAGATATTGTATCTTCAGAGCAATCTtattgacaaaattgaaaatgttggaAAATTAAAGAAATTGGAATACCTGAATTTAGCTTTGAATAATGTTGCGAAGATTGAGAACATGGAAGGATGCGAGTCATTACAAAAACTAgatttaactttgaattttgttAGCGAAGTTACAACAATTGAATCGCTACGCTCAAACTATTTTTTAGAAGAAATTTATCTCACAGGGAATCCGTGTGTCAATTTTGAAGGTTACAGACAATACGTTATTGCGGCATTACCGCAGCTGCAAAGACTCGATGGCCAAACAATTGAAAAGTCTGAAAGAATTCAAGCGTGTCAAGATTTTGATTCTATTCGACTGAAAATTTTACAGCAACAAAAagaatatgaatcaaaaaaaaCTGATGATGAAAAACGATTGCAAAGCTCTGGAAATGATGCAGAATCGAAGTCAGAAGATAATGATAAAACAGAAGAAGAAAATGCTGATTTTTGGAACAGTAAATGTGACTATACCCCAGAAAGTAGAAAAGAAATGCattcaaaaatgaaagaaaaccgTGAAAAGAAATCAAAACCAATGTTTGAAAAACCAGAATTTAAACGGACGAAACGATATTTTAACGATGCAGGGGATCCAATGAACATTAATGAAGGCAAAGTTGATTTTTCACTGACTGAAACAGAAGATGATTCAGCGTTTGTATTAGACGTTGCTTGTTTTAAATATCTTGATACGTCACTAATTGATGTCGACGTTCAACCAAAATACGTCAAGGTCACCTTGAAAAGTGATGTTTTGCAGCTGGTGTTGCAAGATGAAGTTTTGACAGATAAATCCACAGCTAAGCGATCACAGACCACTGGCCACCTAGTGGTCACTATGCCTAAATTGAACCCCCCACCAAAACCGATTCAAACAACAAATAAACCCgatacaaaaatgaagaaaaattcaTCTAAAAATGTAAAAGATAATAAAAAGACTAAAAATATTGAGACGTTAGAATATGACTCTTCCAAATCTATGCAAAATACTCTTGCCAATATAACAAAAGAGGAAAAACATCAATCGAAAGGGCCGTTAACTTTGAAAAGCAAGAAGAAACTGGTTAATAAGGAACAGATGATTCAAAGTGATGATTTTATCGACAACCCAGATGTTCCGCCACTTATATGA
- the LOC120330973 gene encoding BLOC-1-related complex subunit 5-like, with protein MGNEQSASQTAPQSVKASQRTAERRQASTKTSGIVVVGTKEPELSGNYLDNYITRLDTCPSFQPIFQSQGSGEGRPQQGELVGQLDWKAALKVSTRIQEHLHKCAEAVSSDQNSLASQIKQVDAQACQIMQKYTERQKAFAKYAEHMRKIDEISSSLKRVRMNLDTTFNLLDELNKYLPDEERIDIK; from the exons ATGGGAAATGAACAAAGCGCTTCACAGACCGCGCCCCAGAGTGTGAAAGCGTCACAGAGAACTGCAGAAAGACGGCAGGCTTCAACAAAGACATCGGGAATTGTTGTCGTTGGGACAAAAGAGCCAGAACTTTCGGGAAATTATTTGGATAATTATATTACACGGCTAGACACTTGTCCCTCGTTTCAGCCTATTTTTCAGTCTCAAGGAAGTGGCGAAGGAAGACCACAGCAGGGTGAGCTTGTGGGTCAGTTAGATTGGAAAGCCGCTCTCAAAGTTAGCACAAGGATTCAAGAACATTTGCATAAATGTGCAGAAGCAGTCTCGTCTGATCAG aattCTTTGGCTTCACAAATTAAGCAAGTAGATGCACAGGCTTGCCAGATAATGCAAAAATACACTGAGCGACAAAAAGCATTTGCAAAGTACGCTGAACACATGAGAAAAATTGACGAGATTTCTTCAAGTTTGAAACGAGTACGAATGAACCTAGATACGACCTTCAACCTCCTTGACGagttgaataaatatttgcCAGACGAAGAGAGAATTgatatcaaataa
- the LOC120332012 gene encoding small integral membrane protein 8-like has protein sequence MTEQSNKQQSEKRDAKAGNKAKSATIPGSGLRSLRTTSVFRAVNFELYARPNKVVMGLGLTAITLCVGYLAYMNAQSENKELYEAYNIDGTTQMQRKSSKWD, from the coding sequence ATGACTGAACAAAGCAATAAACAACAATCTGAGAAAAGGGACGCAAAAGCtggaaacaaagcaaaatcaGCTACAATTCCTGGAAGTGGTTTACGATCTCTGCGAACAACATCAGTGTTTCGAGCGGTCAATTTCGAACTTTACGCTCGCCCGAACAAAGTTGTTATGGGCCTTGGCCTGACAGCTATAACACTCTGCGTTGGTTATCTTGCATACATGAACGCACAGAGCGAAAACAAGGAGTTATATGAAGCATACAACATTGATGGTACAACTCAAATGCAAAGGAAATCTTCAAAGTGGGATTAA
- the LOC120330972 gene encoding proton-coupled zinc antiporter SLC30A9, mitochondrial-like, translating into MATQSPFLVILKYQKYFAKGILKSQRRLIPKICGARHFQTTPFHSSNSKPESKIDRISAPKIDPKLPEQTFQILQESENVSDSTKTENLSKDDKKTVVATVKEYIRMRRDFSKKYTDNNTVTAVRAMQEYVLKPSDLQDLKLIKIRSPYRDGAGHLLVYLERDIIKKAMEVHGNKENLELEQKRIKRLKQKQKNYLDWTFVNKEEINVDAKKLFKTGPGRVVAVAAAANGVICLTKFSCWLWTGSASMFSETLHSFADMGNQLLLLWGVYKSMKIPDEAHPYGFGNMRYIVSLISGVGIFCIGCGASIYHGITTMSAGHSLDSVTSFGAFGVLAGSALVESASLIVAIDETKHNAAKQGMSFWNYVRSSQDPSTNVVLLEDSCAVLGVGIAGVALACAQYMQNPIYDCVGSIAIGGLLGLVATFLVRSNVEALIGQSIPQNRLDELQEQLEDDAVIRGLYDIKATQLGYSEFKFKAEIDFDGREVTRAYLESQDFQKIMNECNNIDSEKELEIFLLNHGEKIIDTLGMQVDRLEGDLKRNNPGLRHIDLEVL; encoded by the coding sequence atGGCAACACAATCTCCATTTCTCGTCATCTtaaaatatcagaaatattttgcaaaaggAATCCTCAAGTCACAGAGACGTTTAATTCCAAAAATATGTGGGGCACGACATTTTCAGACCACACCTTTCCATTCTTCAAATTCAAAACCTGAGTCGAAAATCGACAGAATCTCAGCCCCAAAAATAGACCCGAAACTGCCTGAACAGACCTTTCAAATTCTGCAAGAATCTGAAAATGTTTCAGACTCGAcgaaaactgaaaatttatcaaaagatGATAAAAAAACTGTTGTAGCTACTGTGAAAGAATATATTCGAATGAGGCGGgatttttccaaaaaatatacggaTAACAATACTGTAACGGCTGTGCGAGCGATGCAGGAATACGTACTCAAACCAAGCGACCTCCAAGATTTAAAACTTATAAAAATACGGAGTCCGTATCGGGATGGTGCCGGTCATCTCTTGGTATACTTGGAAAGAGATATAATTAAGAAAGCAATGGAGGTTCAcggaaataaagaaaatctCGAATTGGAACAAAAACGGATAAAAAGACTCAAACAAAAGCAGAAAAATTATCTCGATTGGACTTTTgttaataaagaagaaattaACGTAGACGCAAAAAAGTTGTTTAAAACCGGACCTGGTAGAGTGGTGGCAGTTGCAGCGGCGGCAAACGGGGTTATATGTCTCACGAAATTTTCTTGTTGGCTTTGGACTGGGTCAGCAAGTATGTTCTCAGAAACTCTACATTCATTCGCAGACATGGGCAATCAACTTCTTTTATTATGGGGGGTTTATAAATCTATGAAAATTCCAGACGAGGCCCACCCATATGGGTTTGGTAACATGCGCTATATAGTGTCCCTTATTTCGGGGGTTGGCATTTTTTGCATAGGATGTGGGGCTAGTATCTACCATGGAATCACTACGATGTCCGCTGGTCATTCACTTGACAGTGTCACAAGTTTCGGTGCGTTTGGAGTTCTTGCAGGCTCCGCTCTTGTGGAGTCTGCTTCACTAATCGTAGCTATAGATGAAACGAAACACAACGCTGCGAAACAAGGAATGTCATTCTGGAATTATGTTCGTTCATCGCAAGACCCCAGCACTAATGTCGTTCTATTAGAAGATTCTTGTGCCGTTTTAGGTGTCGGGATAGCTGGCGTCGCATTAGCTTGCGCTCAGTACATGCAAAATCCTATTTATGATTGTGTGGGATCGATCGCCATTGGTGGACTGTTAGGACTTGTCGCTACATTTTTAGTTCGCAGCAATGTAGAGGCTCTGATTGGACAATCAATTCCACAAAATCGTTTAGACGAGCTTCAAGAACAATTGGAGGATGACGCCGTGATTCGTGGTCTTTACGATATCAAAGCAACACAACTTGGCTACAGCGAATTCAAATTTAAAGCGGAAATTGATTTTGATGGACGTGAAGTAACAAGAGCTTACTTAGAATCTCAAgactttcaaaaaattatgaatgAATGCAATAACATTGACTCTGAAAAagaattggaaatatttttgctaAACCACGGTGAAAAGATTATAGATACGTTAGGAATGCAAGTGGACAGATTGGAGGGTGATTTAAAAAGAAACAATCCTGGCCTAAGACACATTGATTTAgaagttttataa